The nucleotide sequence CCATCCCCGAGTCCTTCGCCGACCTCGTCAAGCCCGAGTACAAGGGCCGGTTGACCATGCCCAATCCGGCGTCGTCAGGCACCGGATTTTTGACCGTATCGGCCATCCTCCAACTCATGGGTGAGGAAAAAGGCTGGCAGTACCTGGACAAACTGCATGAAAACATCGCCCAGTACACCCATTCCGGTTCCAAGCCGGCCAAAATGGCCGGGGCCGGAGAAATCCCCATCGGCATTTCCTTCGGCTACCGGGGCATCATCCAGAAACAGAAGGGGGAGCCAGTTCACACAGTATTCCCCACAGAAGGCTCCGGATGGGACGTCGAGGCCAACGCCCTGGTCAAGAAACCGGCCATCAAGGCCGGGGCCAGAACCTTTCTCGATTGGGCCATCTCTCCGGAAGTCATGGCTGAATACGCCACGGTCTATCCAATCACGGCCTACCCCACCGGAGTGGCTATCCCTGAAGGGTATCCCCAGAACCCTGAAGCACAGCTGATCAAGAACGATTTCGACTGGGCCGCCAAGAACAGGGCCCGCATCCTGGAGGAATGGTCTAAACGCTACGACGGCAAGAGCGAGAAGAAATAGGCATACTGATCTGGCTCCTGTGAAATTGTCACCATGAGCCCGGCCGACGCCGGTCGACCCTCCCCGGAAATGATGAGGCGCTCCTGGCAAGAACCCGGAGCGCCTTTGCCAAGGAATACGAAATGGATACAT is from Deltaproteobacteria bacterium and encodes:
- a CDS encoding putative 2-aminoethylphosphonate ABC transporter substrate-binding protein; protein product: MNTIARCLTLTLTLAIFGPAFALAEQILVYTALEDDEIPRYMELFKKAHPDITVNIVRDSTGIITAKFLAEKDNPQADVVWGTAATSLMLADQAELLEPYAPKGLDKVRPMMRDAKKPPHWVGIKAWMTGICVNTIECRALNLPIPESFADLVKPEYKGRLTMPNPASSGTGFLTVSAILQLMGEEKGWQYLDKLHENIAQYTHSGSKPAKMAGAGEIPIGISFGYRGIIQKQKGEPVHTVFPTEGSGWDVEANALVKKPAIKAGARTFLDWAISPEVMAEYATVYPITAYPTGVAIPEGYPQNPEAQLIKNDFDWAAKNRARILEEWSKRYDGKSEKK